From Hylaeus volcanicus isolate JK05 chromosome 2, UHH_iyHylVolc1.0_haploid, whole genome shotgun sequence, the proteins below share one genomic window:
- the LOC128872800 gene encoding uncharacterized protein LOC128872800 encodes MCAANSRCRSPPRSGTPTESHADNVRFHQQHSPPHPNPYAYYPPPPPPYPPFNPYAHYSPYPQNGFYPAPYCNDVEHESKGSSWIGIILLVLLILAAVSIVFYRSLSRDTRRRLNARLPTLTQPAQGNNRVDRVL; translated from the exons ATGTGTGCTGCTAATTCGCGTTGTCGATCACCGCCGCGATCAGGAACCCCGACAGAGAGCCACGCAGACAACGTTAGGTTCCATCAGCAACATTCACCGCCCCATCCCAATCCTTACGCTTATTATccaccaccgccgccgcctTATCCACCGTTCAATCCTTATGCCCATTACTCGCCTTATCCTCAAAATGGATTTTATCCGGCGCCGTATTGCAACGACGTAGAGCACGAATCGAAGGGTTCGTCTTGGATCGGCATTATCTTGCTGGTACTTCTGATATTGGCAGCCGTTAGCATTGTTTTCTATCGGTCACTCTCGCGCGATACTCGGCGAAGATTGAACGCTAGGCTGCCCACGTTAACGCAACCGGCACAG GGTAATAATCGCGTGGACAGAGTCCTTTAA